The following are from one region of the Thiocapsa rosea genome:
- the hepT gene encoding type VII toxin-antitoxin system HepT family RNase toxin, whose amino-acid sequence MTDQELVEKKLAFIESCIADLRHLARPELIEADLREQRFVAYTLQIAIQAALDAASHIVADERLGEPTNNRALFEALLRDGWLPPHLAPSLAGMVGFRNILVHGYQAVDPAVVRDVVQRHLDDLLQFVAAIRAKLSSLNTSDTTSP is encoded by the coding sequence ATGACGGATCAAGAGTTGGTGGAGAAAAAGCTTGCCTTTATCGAATCCTGCATCGCCGATCTGCGGCACTTGGCCCGACCCGAGCTGATCGAGGCTGACCTGCGCGAGCAGCGTTTCGTGGCGTATACGCTTCAGATCGCCATACAAGCGGCCCTGGATGCCGCATCGCACATCGTCGCCGACGAGCGCCTGGGCGAGCCGACCAACAACCGCGCGCTCTTCGAGGCACTCCTGCGCGACGGATGGCTACCGCCGCACCTGGCTCCGAGCCTTGCTGGGATGGTCGGGTTTCGCAACATCCTGGTCCACGGGTATCAGGCGGTCGATCCGGCGGTGGTCCGAGACGTAGTTCAGCGGCATCTGGACGATCTGCTGCAATTCGTGGCTGCGATTCGCGCCAAACTGTCGAGCCTAAACACCTCCGACACGACGAGCCCATGA
- the mntA gene encoding type VII toxin-antitoxin system MntA family adenylyltransferase antitoxin — translation MSTRDTDRRGTDDPLVSRLEAALAHEPGHGSGAIACAWLFGSRARGTGRPTSDLDLAVLFSEDPPRTLEGLHLDLADRLTGEVGRPVDLVVMNRAPVDLVHRVLRDGILLLERDRSARIRFEVRARNEYFDLLPHLLRYRRVGHRAAEPVDEEKR, via the coding sequence ATGTCAACACGCGATACGGATCGGCGCGGCACGGATGACCCGCTGGTCTCCCGACTGGAAGCCGCACTCGCCCACGAGCCCGGCCATGGGTCCGGCGCAATTGCCTGTGCCTGGCTCTTCGGGAGCCGCGCGCGCGGCACAGGACGACCGACCAGTGACCTGGATCTCGCCGTCTTGTTCAGCGAGGATCCGCCGCGGACCTTGGAAGGACTGCATCTCGATCTGGCGGACCGGCTGACCGGCGAGGTCGGTCGGCCGGTGGATCTCGTCGTGATGAACCGGGCACCCGTCGATCTGGTCCACCGTGTCTTGCGCGACGGCATCCTGCTCCTCGAGCGAGATCGATCGGCGCGTATCCGCTTCGAGGTCCGTGCCCGCAACGAATACTTTGACCTGCTGCCGCACCTGTTGCGTTATCGGCGCGTCGGACATCGGGCCGCCGAACCGGTTGACGAGGAGAAGCGCTGA
- the rpsT gene encoding 30S ribosomal protein S20, producing the protein MANSAQARKRARQSEDRRQQNASQRSTLRTFMKKVIKAIQAGDKEAAVQAFKDAVPRIDRAARKGLIHANKAARHKSRMNAHIKEMS; encoded by the coding sequence TTGGCCAACTCAGCACAAGCCCGCAAGCGCGCCCGCCAGTCGGAAGACCGTCGTCAGCAAAACGCCTCGCAGCGCAGTACCCTGCGTACCTTCATGAAGAAGGTCATCAAAGCCATCCAGGCCGGCGACAAAGAAGCTGCCGTCCAAGCCTTCAAGGACGCGGTTCCGCGTATCGACCGGGCTGCGCGTAAGGGACTCATCCATGCCAATAAGGCCGCTCGTCACAAGAGCCGGATGAATGCCCACATCAAGGAGATGAGCTAG
- the lgt gene encoding prolipoprotein diacylglyceryl transferase, with amino-acid sequence MLTYPDIDPVALGLGPLRIHWYGLMYLVGFAAAWMLGRWRAGRPQSGWTTEMVDDLIFYGVIGTIVGGRLGYMLFYGFDQLAANPLNILKVWEGGMAFHGGLIGVLIAIYLFARRHRMRFFQVGDFLAPLVPLGLFAGRIGNFINGELWGHRTDLPWGMRLPCLEFPAQCADLPQGTVWSIPVHASQLYQAALEGLALFIVLWIFSSKPRPMMAVSGVFLLGYGLSRFAVEFVRVPDAHIGYLAFDWLTMGQLLSMPMILFGALLLALAYRRRPQSS; translated from the coding sequence ATGTTGACCTACCCCGATATCGATCCCGTCGCACTCGGCCTTGGACCCCTGCGGATCCATTGGTACGGGCTCATGTACCTCGTCGGATTCGCCGCGGCCTGGATGCTCGGGCGCTGGCGGGCAGGCCGGCCCCAGTCGGGCTGGACTACGGAGATGGTGGATGACCTCATCTTCTACGGCGTCATCGGCACCATCGTCGGAGGTCGGCTCGGCTACATGCTCTTCTACGGGTTCGACCAACTGGCCGCGAACCCGCTGAACATCCTCAAGGTCTGGGAAGGCGGAATGGCCTTCCACGGCGGACTGATCGGCGTGCTGATCGCGATCTATTTGTTCGCGCGCCGCCATCGCATGCGGTTCTTTCAGGTCGGCGATTTCCTCGCTCCGCTCGTTCCTCTGGGGCTCTTCGCCGGGCGGATCGGCAACTTCATCAACGGCGAGCTCTGGGGCCATCGGACCGATCTCCCCTGGGGGATGCGCCTGCCCTGCCTGGAATTCCCGGCGCAATGCGCGGATCTGCCCCAAGGGACGGTCTGGAGCATCCCGGTGCATGCCTCTCAGCTCTATCAGGCCGCGCTCGAGGGTCTTGCCCTCTTCATTGTCCTCTGGATTTTTTCCAGCAAACCGCGTCCCATGATGGCCGTCTCGGGGGTCTTCCTGCTCGGCTACGGCCTCTCGAGGTTTGCCGTCGAATTCGTGCGCGTGCCCGACGCCCATATCGGCTATCTCGCCTTCGACTGGCTGACCATGGGTCAACTGCTGTCGATGCCCATGATCCTGTTCGGCGCACTGCTGCTCGCGCTCGCCTACAGGCGTCGTCCGCAGTCGTCGTAG
- a CDS encoding Smr/MutS family protein, protein MKKQIQESDLALFREHVQDAEPVRHDQVEHERRRPPPVPRPRPVQLPEEQGGTLLSESEVETHEFLLFARPGVQRRLMAELQRGGIEVGLELDLHGLHAEQARGLLAEFLAECGRRHVRCALIVHGKGYRSAGRQPVLKQKVNYWLRLYDNVLAFCSATRKDGGTGAVYILLRNPSKSSRTP, encoded by the coding sequence ATGAAGAAACAAATCCAAGAATCTGATTTGGCATTGTTTCGCGAGCATGTCCAGGACGCAGAACCGGTTCGCCACGACCAAGTCGAGCACGAACGCCGCAGACCGCCACCCGTCCCGCGCCCGCGTCCTGTGCAGTTGCCCGAAGAACAGGGCGGCACGCTGCTGTCCGAGTCGGAGGTGGAGACGCATGAGTTTCTCCTCTTCGCTCGCCCCGGAGTACAGCGGCGCCTGATGGCCGAGCTGCAGCGCGGCGGCATCGAGGTCGGACTCGAACTCGACCTGCACGGACTCCATGCCGAGCAGGCGCGCGGACTCCTCGCCGAGTTCCTTGCCGAATGCGGGCGTCGTCATGTCCGCTGCGCACTCATCGTCCACGGCAAGGGCTATCGCTCCGCCGGCCGGCAGCCGGTCCTCAAACAGAAGGTCAATTATTGGCTGCGTCTCTACGACAATGTACTGGCCTTCTGCTCCGCCACCCGGAAAGACGGCGGAACAGGCGCCGTCTACATCCTGCTGCGCAACCCGAGCAAGTCGAGCCGGACACCCTGA
- the surE gene encoding 5'/3'-nucleotidase SurE encodes MKILVSNDDGYQSPGLIRLADALSALGEVLVVAPERDRSGASNSLTLDVPLRATRMANGYIRVDGTPTDCVHLALTGLADVDPDIVVAGINHGPNLGDDVLYSGTVAAATEGRFLGLPAIAVSMHAHEPQHLDTGAAVAVELVTRLRAAPLESTIILNVNVPDVPYDQIKGFVATRLGHRHKAEAVVPALDPRGRRIYWVGPAGPEQDAGPGTDFFAVRSGFVSITPLQVDLTRHSALESVRQWLDASP; translated from the coding sequence ATGAAGATTCTCGTGAGCAACGACGACGGTTATCAGTCGCCCGGCCTGATCAGGCTTGCCGACGCCCTTTCCGCGCTGGGCGAGGTCCTGGTCGTGGCGCCCGAGCGCGATCGCAGCGGGGCGAGCAATTCCTTGACACTCGATGTGCCCCTGCGGGCGACCCGGATGGCGAACGGCTACATCCGCGTTGACGGAACCCCGACCGATTGTGTCCACCTCGCTTTGACCGGTCTCGCGGACGTCGATCCCGATATCGTCGTGGCCGGGATCAATCACGGTCCGAATCTCGGCGACGACGTGCTGTATTCCGGGACGGTTGCGGCGGCCACCGAGGGGCGGTTTCTCGGCCTGCCCGCGATCGCCGTGTCCATGCACGCGCATGAGCCGCAGCATCTGGACACCGGCGCGGCCGTTGCGGTGGAGCTGGTCACCCGTTTGCGCGCGGCACCGCTCGAGTCCACCATCATTCTGAACGTCAACGTACCTGACGTTCCGTATGACCAGATCAAGGGCTTCGTCGCGACCCGTTTGGGGCATCGGCACAAGGCGGAGGCCGTCGTCCCGGCATTGGATCCGCGCGGGCGTCGGATCTATTGGGTGGGGCCGGCCGGACCGGAGCAGGACGCCGGCCCCGGTACGGATTTCTTCGCCGTGCGCAGCGGTTTCGTCTCGATCACCCCGTTGCAGGTGGACCTGACCCGACACAGTGCGCTGGAGTCCGTTCGTCAATGGTTGGATGCGAGCCCTTGA
- a CDS encoding protein-L-isoaspartate(D-aspartate) O-methyltransferase — protein MTSQRTRARLIQRLEEAGIRMPELLEVIRRLPRHLFVDEALASRAYEDSALPIGHGQTISQPYTVARMTQALMEPSKPDTVLEIGTGSGFQTAVLASLVRRVYSVERIGALLERARDRLRLLEYRNIRFRHDDGALGWPEYAPFDGILVTAAPRGVPRVLAEQLAPGGVMILPIWEGDAQVLLRVTRTAQGFEQEVLEPVSFVPLVSGVS, from the coding sequence ATGACCTCGCAGCGCACCCGCGCGCGCCTGATTCAGCGTCTGGAAGAGGCGGGGATCCGAATGCCGGAGCTCCTCGAGGTGATCCGCCGATTACCGCGGCATCTGTTCGTCGACGAGGCGTTGGCGAGCCGGGCCTACGAGGACTCGGCGCTGCCGATCGGCCATGGCCAAACCATCTCTCAACCCTACACGGTCGCGCGCATGACGCAGGCGTTGATGGAGCCATCCAAGCCCGATACCGTGCTCGAGATCGGCACCGGCTCCGGGTTTCAGACGGCTGTGCTCGCATCGCTGGTGCGCCGGGTCTACAGCGTCGAGCGGATCGGTGCCTTGCTCGAGCGCGCCCGGGATCGACTTCGGCTGCTCGAATATCGAAACATCCGGTTTCGTCATGACGACGGTGCGCTGGGCTGGCCCGAATATGCCCCCTTCGACGGTATCCTGGTGACGGCGGCGCCGCGAGGTGTCCCGCGCGTCCTGGCCGAGCAGTTGGCGCCCGGGGGCGTCATGATTCTGCCGATTTGGGAAGGGGATGCCCAAGTGCTTCTGCGTGTCACGCGCACCGCGCAAGGCTTCGAGCAGGAAGTGCTCGAGCCGGTCAGTTTCGTGCCCCTGGTTTCGGGCGTGTCTTGA
- a CDS encoding peptidoglycan DD-metalloendopeptidase family protein has protein sequence MLSVGVYGLGLCVILLLGGCASKAPAPVGGWDWVGPVPDGYYLIRRGDTLSEVATRHGVGLRTLAGWNGLESPYSIYAGRLLRVAPPDGSPAPQPSAPRRTPAVVAAPATPERAAQATGTPKAPQAGPAAASGVSWAWPLQGSLAQRFSAGDRTRQGIRIRARAGTQVKAAADGQVVYSGSGLEGYGNLIIIKHNDKYLSAYGFNRRLLVAEGDRVTRGQAVAEVGQAVDGGGYLLHFEIRRDGTAVDPLLYLPPRS, from the coding sequence ATGCTGTCGGTCGGTGTCTACGGACTTGGTCTGTGCGTGATCCTGCTGCTCGGGGGGTGCGCCTCGAAAGCGCCGGCACCGGTCGGCGGATGGGATTGGGTCGGTCCGGTTCCGGACGGCTACTACCTGATTCGCCGGGGCGACACGCTCAGCGAGGTCGCGACTCGGCACGGCGTGGGTCTTCGAACGCTTGCGGGTTGGAATGGCCTGGAGTCACCGTACTCGATCTATGCCGGTCGACTCCTGCGGGTGGCCCCTCCGGACGGATCGCCCGCGCCGCAACCCTCCGCACCCCGGAGGACGCCTGCGGTCGTCGCCGCCCCCGCGACCCCGGAGCGCGCTGCGCAAGCGACCGGCACGCCAAAGGCACCGCAGGCCGGCCCCGCCGCAGCCTCGGGCGTGTCCTGGGCCTGGCCGCTCCAGGGCTCGCTCGCGCAGAGGTTCAGCGCCGGCGACCGCACGCGCCAGGGCATCCGGATTCGCGCACGTGCAGGCACGCAGGTGAAGGCCGCAGCCGATGGCCAAGTGGTCTACAGCGGCAGTGGACTCGAAGGGTACGGCAACCTTATCATCATCAAACATAACGACAAATATCTGAGCGCTTACGGGTTTAATCGCAGGCTGCTCGTTGCCGAGGGGGATCGGGTCACGCGCGGACAGGCGGTCGCCGAGGTGGGTCAAGCGGTCGATGGGGGCGGCTACCTTCTGCACTTCGAGATTCGCCGAGACGGCACGGCCGTCGACCCGCTACTCTATCTGCCTCCGCGATCGTAA
- the rpoS gene encoding RNA polymerase sigma factor RpoS translates to MSSADAREPKVDVSDLAADLDGEILLDGEDSEPTDEEIDSDESEPVESETVEPAAVEPAAQRFSSGEGDFDATRLYLNEIGESKLLTAEEEVTLARAAQSGDNAARHRMIVCNLRLVVKIARRYLNRGLPLLDLIEEGNLGLIRAVEKFDPERGFRFSTYATWWIRQTIERAIMNQTRTVRLPIHVVKEINIYLKAARKLSQSLDHEPTTEDIAVLLDKPICEVKRMLGLNERIASVDTPYSKDADKPLVDMLQDEAADDPADRIQDTDIQANLEHWLGKLNAKQREVVERRFGLHGYENSTLENVAQELGVTRERVRQIQMDALRRLRDILEKEGFSIDAFFK, encoded by the coding sequence ATGTCAAGCGCCGATGCTCGTGAGCCCAAGGTCGATGTTTCCGATCTCGCTGCGGACCTTGACGGCGAGATCCTGCTCGACGGCGAGGACTCCGAGCCGACCGACGAGGAGATCGACTCCGACGAGTCCGAGCCGGTCGAGTCCGAGACGGTCGAGCCGGCGGCCGTCGAGCCCGCGGCCCAGCGCTTCAGCTCGGGAGAAGGCGATTTCGATGCGACCCGTCTCTATCTGAACGAGATCGGCGAGTCGAAGCTTCTCACGGCGGAGGAAGAGGTGACGCTCGCGCGCGCCGCTCAGAGCGGCGACAACGCCGCGCGCCATCGCATGATCGTCTGCAACCTCCGCTTGGTGGTGAAGATCGCCCGGCGCTATCTCAATCGCGGCCTCCCTCTGCTGGATCTGATCGAAGAGGGCAATCTCGGTTTGATCCGGGCCGTGGAGAAATTCGATCCGGAGCGGGGATTTCGGTTCTCCACCTACGCCACCTGGTGGATCCGCCAGACGATCGAGCGGGCGATCATGAACCAGACGCGGACCGTGCGTTTGCCGATTCATGTCGTGAAGGAAATCAATATCTATCTCAAGGCGGCGCGCAAACTCTCGCAGAGTCTCGATCACGAGCCCACCACCGAGGACATCGCCGTCCTGCTCGACAAGCCGATCTGCGAGGTCAAGCGAATGCTCGGGCTGAACGAGCGCATTGCCTCGGTGGATACGCCCTACAGCAAGGACGCCGACAAGCCGCTCGTCGACATGCTCCAGGACGAGGCTGCCGATGACCCGGCCGACCGCATCCAGGACACCGATATTCAAGCCAATCTCGAGCACTGGCTGGGAAAGCTCAACGCCAAGCAGCGCGAGGTGGTGGAGCGTCGCTTCGGTCTGCATGGTTACGAGAACTCGACCCTCGAGAACGTCGCGCAGGAGCTGGGCGTAACCCGAGAGCGCGTGCGTCAGATCCAGATGGACGCGCTGCGGCGCCTGCGCGATATCCTGGAAAAGGAAGGGTTTTCGATCGACGCTTTTTTCAAGTAA
- the ccoN gene encoding cytochrome-c oxidase, cbb3-type subunit I, whose protein sequence is MEASLERKYNFDVVRWFTIMAVVYLVVGASVGVYIAAELAWPALNLDSPYLSFGRLRPLHTNAVIFAFGGCTLMATAFYTVQRTCGARLWSDKMAWFTFWGWNLVIVLAVITLPLGLTQSKEYAELEWPVDILIAVVWLSFTINFVMTIANRKSSHIYVSNWFFLGMMIMIVYLHVVNSLAIPVGLFKSYSVFSGVQDAMIQWWWGHNAVGFYLTAGFLGIMYYFVPKQAGRPIYSYRLSVIHFWALMFGYVWLGAHHLQYTALPDWTGSLGAAVSIAMIIPSWGGAVNGMMTLSGAWDRLRTDYVLRFLIIALAFYAMSTFEGPVMSLKTVNALSHYTDWTIGHVHSGALGWVAGISIGAIYHLMTRLYHTEMFSVRLINFHFWTATIGTVIYIVAMWVSGIMQGLMWRAYDEYGTLAYTFVESVDAMHPYYAMRTVGGAIFLLGAVVMLFNILMTVRKSLSEGSLSKARALPAAA, encoded by the coding sequence ATGGAAGCCAGTCTGGAACGGAAGTACAACTTCGACGTTGTACGCTGGTTCACGATCATGGCCGTCGTCTACCTGGTGGTGGGCGCGTCTGTCGGGGTTTATATCGCAGCGGAGCTGGCTTGGCCGGCACTGAATCTGGATAGCCCCTATTTATCGTTCGGGCGTCTGCGCCCGCTCCACACCAATGCCGTCATCTTCGCCTTCGGCGGCTGTACCCTGATGGCAACCGCCTTCTATACCGTCCAACGCACCTGCGGCGCACGCCTCTGGAGCGATAAGATGGCGTGGTTTACCTTTTGGGGTTGGAATCTCGTCATCGTTTTGGCCGTGATCACCCTTCCGCTGGGTCTGACGCAATCCAAGGAATACGCCGAGCTCGAATGGCCGGTCGACATCCTGATCGCCGTGGTTTGGCTCTCGTTCACCATCAATTTCGTGATGACCATCGCCAACCGGAAGTCCTCGCACATTTACGTGTCGAACTGGTTCTTCCTCGGCATGATGATCATGATCGTCTATCTGCACGTGGTGAACAGCCTGGCGATCCCGGTCGGACTCTTCAAGTCGTACTCGGTCTTCTCGGGTGTACAGGACGCCATGATCCAGTGGTGGTGGGGACATAACGCGGTCGGGTTCTACCTGACGGCAGGCTTCCTCGGGATCATGTATTACTTCGTGCCGAAGCAGGCGGGACGCCCGATCTACTCCTACCGTCTTTCGGTCATCCATTTCTGGGCCTTGATGTTCGGTTACGTCTGGCTCGGTGCGCATCATCTGCAATACACCGCGCTGCCCGACTGGACGGGATCGCTCGGAGCCGCGGTCTCCATCGCGATGATCATCCCCTCCTGGGGTGGTGCCGTGAACGGCATGATGACCCTATCCGGTGCATGGGATCGGTTGCGGACCGACTATGTTCTGCGCTTCCTGATCATCGCACTCGCCTTCTACGCCATGTCGACCTTCGAAGGCCCGGTCATGTCGCTGAAGACGGTCAACGCCCTTTCCCATTACACCGACTGGACCATCGGTCATGTGCATTCCGGTGCGCTGGGCTGGGTTGCGGGGATCTCGATCGGTGCGATCTACCACCTCATGACACGGCTTTATCACACCGAGATGTTCTCGGTGCGCCTGATCAACTTCCATTTCTGGACGGCGACGATCGGGACCGTGATCTATATCGTGGCCATGTGGGTCTCGGGGATCATGCAGGGTCTGATGTGGCGGGCCTACGACGAGTACGGCACCTTAGCCTACACCTTCGTTGAATCCGTAGACGCGATGCACCCCTACTACGCCATGCGAACGGTCGGTGGCGCGATCTTCCTGCTCGGCGCCGTCGTCATGCTCTTCAACATCTTGATGACCGTGCGTAAGTCGTTGTCCGAAGGCAGCCTGAGCAAGGCGCGCGCCTTGCCGGCAGCGGCATGA
- the ccoO gene encoding cytochrome-c oxidase, cbb3-type subunit II encodes MADKKTKPKSFQEWMEVNIWGLLIVTALVLSVGGLVEIVPLFYMKNTMEHNTYPEIVWDKAGQEPIVTVDEAGRQQWNWKPGEGMRPYTALELAGRDIYQREGCYLCHSQMIRPFRDERERYGHYSLASESMFDHPFQWGSKRTGPDLARVGGKYSDEWQRQHMRAPRSLVPESVMPGYPWLDENYLSGKKMQRHMRGMRTIGVPYSDADIAAAPALVEGKTEMDALVTYMQVLGTMVALDESKTYRE; translated from the coding sequence ATGGCCGATAAAAAGACGAAGCCGAAGTCCTTTCAGGAATGGATGGAGGTCAACATCTGGGGCCTGCTCATCGTGACGGCCCTGGTGCTGTCCGTGGGCGGGTTGGTCGAGATCGTCCCGCTCTTCTATATGAAGAACACCATGGAGCACAACACCTATCCGGAGATCGTGTGGGACAAGGCCGGTCAGGAGCCGATCGTGACGGTCGACGAGGCCGGCCGGCAGCAATGGAACTGGAAGCCGGGCGAGGGGATGCGTCCCTACACGGCGCTCGAGCTGGCCGGGCGCGACATCTATCAGCGCGAAGGGTGTTATCTCTGCCACTCGCAGATGATTCGTCCCTTCCGCGACGAGCGCGAGCGTTACGGGCACTACTCGCTGGCCTCCGAGTCCATGTTCGACCATCCCTTCCAGTGGGGCTCCAAGCGCACCGGACCGGATCTCGCGCGGGTGGGCGGCAAGTACTCGGACGAATGGCAGCGTCAGCACATGCGTGCGCCGCGCTCCTTGGTCCCCGAGTCCGTGATGCCGGGCTACCCCTGGTTGGACGAGAACTATCTGAGCGGCAAGAAGATGCAGCGTCACATGCGCGGCATGCGGACCATCGGCGTGCCCTATTCGGATGCCGATATCGCGGCTGCTCCGGCTCTGGTGGAAGGCAAGACCGAGATGGATGCGTTGGTCACCTACATGCAGGTCCTCGGCACCATGGTCGCCCTCGACGAGTCCAAGACCTACCGTGAGTAG
- a CDS encoding cbb3-type cytochrome c oxidase subunit 3 yields MSSLSDYFQTDWQAMTTNDWIGTILTVVIFLLMVGAYFYVFRPKNREKLEAMKHIPFEEDNENTGDPHGRK; encoded by the coding sequence GTGAGTAGTCTCAGCGACTATTTTCAGACCGATTGGCAGGCGATGACGACGAATGATTGGATCGGCACGATCCTCACCGTCGTCATCTTCCTGCTGATGGTCGGTGCCTACTTCTACGTCTTCCGTCCTAAGAACCGGGAAAAGCTCGAAGCCATGAAACATATCCCGTTCGAAGAGGACAACGAGAACACCGGAGACCCACATGGCCGAAAATAA
- the ccoP gene encoding cytochrome-c oxidase, cbb3-type subunit III, with amino-acid sequence MAENNPFPGENNTGHVWDDNLRELANPPPRWWMLGFWASILFVIVYTILYPSWPVGQQATPGLLGWTQIQEYERGVAQVDAKRGPFEEQISQMTAEEIIADPGLLQYTLASAKVVFGDYCSACHGSGGQGNPGYPVLADDDWLYGGSIAKIKESITNGRKGAMTAHASILAQEEIDALARWVVEMNEGGEGSAEGWELYRAKGCNACHGEKANGVLAELPGGEIVSVGASNLTDSIWRFEPGGFESARHTIMYGVNQPGVPETRDAVMPAFGSVAKVDDVEVRKLNDQDIKKLAIYVHQLGGGG; translated from the coding sequence ATGGCCGAAAATAACCCCTTTCCCGGTGAGAACAATACCGGGCATGTCTGGGACGACAACCTTCGGGAACTGGCGAATCCGCCGCCGCGATGGTGGATGCTCGGATTTTGGGCGTCCATCCTCTTCGTCATCGTCTATACGATCCTTTACCCGAGCTGGCCCGTCGGTCAGCAGGCGACACCCGGACTTTTAGGGTGGACGCAGATTCAGGAGTACGAGAGGGGCGTCGCTCAGGTCGACGCGAAGCGCGGTCCGTTCGAAGAACAGATCAGCCAGATGACCGCCGAGGAGATCATTGCCGATCCGGGCCTGCTGCAGTACACGCTGGCATCGGCCAAGGTCGTGTTCGGTGATTACTGCTCGGCCTGTCACGGCAGCGGCGGCCAAGGCAATCCCGGCTATCCCGTCTTGGCGGACGACGACTGGCTCTACGGAGGCTCGATCGCGAAGATCAAAGAGTCGATTACGAACGGGCGCAAGGGGGCCATGACCGCCCACGCGAGCATCCTCGCCCAAGAGGAGATCGATGCACTTGCCCGCTGGGTCGTCGAGATGAATGAGGGTGGCGAAGGCAGCGCGGAGGGTTGGGAGCTGTATCGCGCCAAGGGCTGCAACGCCTGTCACGGCGAGAAAGCCAACGGCGTGCTGGCCGAGCTGCCCGGCGGAGAGATCGTCAGCGTCGGTGCCTCGAATCTCACCGACAGCATCTGGCGCTTCGAGCCCGGTGGTTTCGAGAGCGCGCGTCACACGATCATGTACGGCGTGAACCAGCCGGGCGTGCCCGAGACCCGTGACGCCGTGATGCCGGCTTTTGGATCGGTCGCGAAAGTGGACGATGTCGAGGTTCGCAAGCTCAACGATCAGGATATCAAGAAGCTCGCCATCTATGTCCACCAGCTCGGCGGGGGCGGATGA